TTCCGGTAATAAAGGTATTGTCCTGATAACCAACTGTTGTGCTGGTTGTACCATCGTAAAAGAATTTAGCTTTTGCCAGGAATGTAGTATCCCAGGAACCATTAACAGTCCAATAATGGTAATCGGATAATTTAGTAATTCCATTGGGCAAATCAAGGGTGTCGGGTGCGACAAAATGATGTTCCACCCGAACCAAAACCGAATCAGCAGAGGCCTGATCAACTACCAAGGTACAATTGGTTTCTAAAAACACATGGCTCCCTGTAGATTTAATTTTCTTTTCATAATCCACCACGGCATCACTCATTTCTTCATTTCTGTCAATAGCTAACATAGTAGGGGGTAGGGCAACCTCTATACTGAAATGATTCTGAAGGCTATCAATTAAAAAACTATGTTCCTCAGTTACATGGCTTCCATTGTAAAAAGCAATTTTTACCGGCATTCGAATAAGGTGGTTATTGGCTAAGCCTTGTTGACTGGTATAAATATCTACCTTCCAGGCATTTAATGGTATGGCACTAAC
The genomic region above belongs to Bacteroidia bacterium and contains:
- a CDS encoding T9SS type A sorting domain-containing protein — translated: VSAIPLNAWKVDIYTSQQGLANNHLIRMPVKIAFYNGSHVTEEHSFLIDSLQNHFSIEVALPPTMLAIDRNEEMSDAVVDYEKKIKSTGSHVFLETNCTLVVDQASADSVLVRVEHHFVAPDTLDLPNGITKLSDYHYWTVNGSWDTTFLAKAKFFYDGTTSTTVGYQDNTFITGSENYLRLMYRPNRGSNWTVVDGFTLNKGASTSDKRGNIQVEHLKKGEYCLGWSETMLAVKDKENKKPGFVISPNPTRDILTIDVEKLSHPEEWNVMLVDTQGRMVMQTTLYPHQSFIKLDISQLKAGIYLVKLGNLANQSPLSQRFVKE